Proteins encoded in a region of the Terriglobales bacterium genome:
- a CDS encoding sigma-70 family RNA polymerase sigma factor → MRPDLEKALGEVRGGSPAALERALETLQQTVFKFSMKLCGHREDAEDTAQETLLRTAAELRKFDSSQALAVWLYKVARSRCLMSRRRSKFDRHPHLSLDDVLPDRAGLEAQLASSGPGPEQRLLRKEDAGELARAVLRIPPLYRQVLVLHDMEELSAREVAQVMGIAEGTVRVRLHRARAFLRNELALRQRGPRKKKEGGPKPITCRALFARLSDYIDHQIDPGVCERLEVHLDDCRPCQAYLASLEETIRRCRTHCPPPMKRKLQSDLRALLKTIS, encoded by the coding sequence ATGCGACCGGACCTGGAGAAGGCGCTCGGTGAAGTGCGCGGTGGCTCGCCCGCGGCGCTGGAGCGCGCGCTCGAGACGCTGCAGCAGACTGTCTTCAAGTTCAGCATGAAGTTATGCGGGCATCGCGAAGACGCCGAAGACACAGCGCAGGAGACCCTGCTGCGGACGGCGGCCGAATTGCGCAAGTTCGATTCGTCGCAGGCGCTGGCTGTTTGGCTGTACAAGGTCGCGCGGTCGCGCTGCTTGATGTCGCGGCGGCGCAGCAAGTTCGACCGCCACCCGCATCTCTCGCTCGACGACGTGCTGCCCGACCGCGCCGGCCTGGAGGCGCAACTGGCGTCCTCCGGTCCGGGTCCGGAGCAGCGCCTGCTGCGCAAAGAGGATGCCGGGGAGTTGGCGCGGGCCGTGCTGCGCATCCCGCCGCTCTATCGCCAGGTGCTCGTTCTGCATGACATGGAGGAGCTCTCCGCGCGCGAGGTCGCGCAGGTGATGGGGATCGCGGAAGGGACGGTGCGGGTCAGGCTGCACCGCGCCCGGGCGTTCCTGCGGAACGAGCTGGCCCTGCGACAGCGGGGACCGCGGAAGAAGAAAGAGGGCGGGCCGAAGCCGATCACATGCCGCGCGCTCTTTGCACGGCTGTCGGATTACATCGACCACCAGATCGATCCCGGCGTCTGCGAGCGACTCGAGGTGCACCTCGATGACTGTCGCCCCTGCCAGGCCTACCTCGCGAGCCTGGAAGAGACCATCCGGCGCTGCCGAACGCATTGTCCGCCGCCGATGAAAAGGAAGCTCCAGTCCGACCTGCGGGCGCTGCTGAAAACCATCTCCTGA